A region of Paenibacillus sp. 37 DNA encodes the following proteins:
- a CDS encoding sugar phosphate isomerase/epimerase family protein, which translates to MKVGLSTYSLQQALDRKELTVPDAIRWIADQGGEHVEIVPMGFSLIDNPKLIDEIKAVAKEVGIDISNYAIGANFAVQEDAEALEQEIQNVMRHVDVAAALGVKLMRHDVAFRPAPEGTVAQFEIDLPVLVKACQRIADYAAGFGITTSVENHGYYVQSSERIQRLLHETARNNFKTTLDVGNFLCVDEDPVSAVKNNIPYASIVHAKDFYWRPSYRNPGEGWFQTSHGNYLRGAIVGHGDINMPEVIRVLKQSGYDGYISVEFEGMEDCKTASRIAMDNVRRLWEEA; encoded by the coding sequence ATGAAAGTTGGACTCAGCACCTACAGTCTGCAACAAGCATTGGATCGCAAAGAATTAACCGTGCCAGATGCCATTCGTTGGATCGCCGATCAGGGTGGGGAACATGTGGAGATTGTCCCGATGGGGTTCAGTCTGATCGATAACCCGAAGTTGATTGATGAGATTAAAGCTGTGGCAAAAGAGGTTGGAATCGATATTTCCAATTATGCCATCGGTGCTAACTTTGCTGTGCAGGAGGACGCCGAAGCGTTGGAGCAAGAGATCCAGAATGTGATGCGACATGTGGATGTGGCTGCAGCGCTCGGTGTGAAACTGATGCGTCATGACGTGGCTTTCCGCCCCGCACCAGAAGGAACCGTAGCCCAATTCGAGATCGACCTGCCGGTACTGGTGAAGGCTTGTCAGCGAATAGCCGATTATGCTGCGGGTTTTGGGATTACAACAAGCGTGGAGAACCATGGGTACTATGTGCAGTCGAGTGAGCGAATTCAGCGTTTGCTCCACGAAACGGCGCGGAATAACTTCAAAACCACCCTGGATGTCGGTAATTTCCTCTGTGTGGATGAAGATCCGGTGAGTGCTGTGAAAAATAACATTCCGTACGCGTCGATTGTGCATGCCAAAGACTTCTACTGGAGACCTTCCTACCGGAATCCCGGTGAAGGCTGGTTCCAAACCTCGCATGGCAATTACCTGCGCGGTGCCATTGTGGGCCATGGCGATATTAACATGCCTGAAGTTATCCGTGTGTTAAAACAATCCGGGTATGACGGATATATCTCGGTTGAATTTGAAGGCATGGAGGATTGCAAAACCGCCTCACGTATTGCTATGGATAATGTCCGCCGCCTATGGGAAGAGGCATAG
- a CDS encoding Gfo/Idh/MocA family protein, with product MSKLKVAVIGAGSISDCHLQAYASNPDVEIYAICDLNAERAAEVAKQYNAPHVFTDYKELLALPEIHSVSICTWNDSHAEISIAALDAGKNVLCEKPLCQTVEDALEVEKAVHRSGKLLQVGFVRRYSDNAQILKKFIDEGELGEIYYAKASSLRRLGNPGGWFSDVNRSGGGPLIDIGVHVIDICWYLMGRPKVKSVSANVSNRLGNRSNINNLSFYKAADYDAEQNTVEDMANALIRFENGASLLVDVSFTLHAKADETSVKLYGDKGGAELEPEISIIGEKFNTILNMTPQVDFKSFDFMGSFRNEINHFIDSTQGRKETLSPVEDGVEVMKMLCAIYESARQGREITL from the coding sequence ATGTCCAAATTGAAAGTCGCCGTCATCGGTGCCGGATCCATATCCGATTGCCATTTGCAAGCCTACGCCAGTAACCCGGACGTTGAAATATACGCTATCTGCGACCTGAATGCAGAACGTGCCGCAGAAGTCGCGAAGCAATATAATGCACCTCATGTGTTTACCGACTACAAGGAACTGCTCGCACTGCCTGAGATTCATTCCGTCAGCATCTGTACATGGAACGACTCCCATGCTGAGATTAGCATTGCTGCTCTGGACGCAGGCAAAAACGTGTTATGTGAGAAACCACTCTGCCAAACGGTGGAGGATGCCCTCGAGGTAGAGAAGGCCGTTCATCGTAGCGGAAAACTGCTGCAAGTTGGTTTTGTTCGCCGCTATAGTGACAATGCACAGATTCTGAAGAAATTTATCGACGAGGGTGAACTGGGCGAGATCTATTATGCCAAAGCCTCCAGTCTGCGTCGTCTGGGCAATCCGGGTGGCTGGTTCTCGGATGTCAACCGCTCAGGCGGCGGTCCACTCATCGATATCGGGGTGCATGTAATCGATATTTGCTGGTATCTGATGGGCAGACCGAAGGTGAAATCCGTCTCCGCCAACGTGTCCAACCGATTGGGGAACCGCTCGAACATTAACAATCTGTCGTTCTACAAAGCGGCAGACTATGACGCGGAACAGAACACTGTTGAGGATATGGCAAATGCCCTGATTCGTTTCGAAAATGGCGCGAGCCTGCTCGTGGATGTAAGTTTCACGCTCCATGCCAAAGCAGATGAGACTTCGGTCAAACTCTATGGCGACAAAGGCGGTGCCGAGCTGGAACCGGAAATTTCGATTATTGGCGAGAAATTCAATACCATTTTGAACATGACGCCACAGGTAGATTTCAAATCATTCGATTTTATGGGCTCATTTCGCAATGAAATCAACCATTTTATCGACAGCACACAGGGCCGCAAAGAAACACTTAGTCCCGTCGAGGATGGCGTTGAAGTGATGAAAATGCTCTGCGCCATCTACGAATCGGCACGCCAAGGCCGCGAAATCACGCTGTAA